The DNA segment GTGGCGGCGAAGTTGTCCGGGTTGCACATCGCCAGGGTCAGCGTGTTGGTCTCGCCGTTGTGGTCGGTGGGCACGACGCGGTAGATGTTGGCCATCTGCGGGGTCAGCAGGGCTACGACTTCGCGCGGGATCTCCATGGAGTCGAGGGCGACGATCTCCATGCCCTTCTGGGCGGCGAGGGCTTCGTTGAGCTCGTCCTCGTTGACGTACCCCAGTTCGACCAGGATGCGCCCCAGGGGCCCGCGCCGCTGCTTCTGGATTTCCAGGGCCTCGTGGACCTGATCGCGGGTGAGCTTGCCCATCTTGATCAGGACTCGTCCCAGCCGTCGTCCCCGAAGCTGCTTGACCGGTATTACGCTTGGCATGGTTCTTTACCCGTTACGCAGGTGGTTGGGATTCTCAGCTTGCTTCCTTTTCTTCCTCCGCCGCGTTGTCGGCCCCGAGCACCATGCCGTAGTTGACGGCGCTGCCGGGCCGCGCGGCGTCGAGCTTGCGCTTCAGTTCGCCTGGGTTCTTGGACTTGTCGAGCATTTCCTCGGCCTTGACGATTCCGCTCTCGAAGAGCTGCCAGAGGTGGTCGTCCAGAAGCTGCATGCCGTACTTCTTGCCGGTCTGGATGCTCGAGTCGATGCGGAAGACCTTGTTCTCGCGGATCAGGTTGGCGATGGCCGGGGTGATGACCATGAACTCGAAGGCGGCGACCCGCCCGCTGGTGCTCCGCGGCAGCAGGGCCTGCGAGAGGACGGCGATCAGGTTGGTGGAAAGCTGGACGCGGATCTGTTCCTGCTGGGTGACCGGGAACTGGTCGACGATACGGGTGATGGTGCCCTGGGCGCCGGTGGTGTGCAGGGTGCCGAAGACCAGGTGGCCCGTTTCGGCCGCCCGCAGGGCCGACTCCATCGTCTCCAGGTCGCGCAACTCGCCGACGAGGATCACGTCCGGGTCCTGTCGCAGCACGCGGCGGAGGGCCTCGGCGAAACTCGGCACGTCGTTGCCCACCTCCCGCTGATTGACCATGGATTTCTTGTGCGGGTGGTAGTACTCGATCGGATCCTCGACGGTCACAATATGGTGGTCCATCTCGGCGTTGATGTAGTCGATCATGGTGGCCAGCGTGGTGGTCTTGCCGGAGCCGGTGGGACCGGTCACCAGGAACAGGCCTCTGGACCGCCGGCAGAGGGCCTTAACGATCGGCGGCAGGCCGATCTCCTCGAAGGTCAACAGTTTGGAGGGGATCAGACGCAGTACGATCGAGACGTTGCCCTTCTGTTTGAAGACGGCCACGCGAAACCGTCCGGCGTCGCCGAAGGCAAAGCCATAGTCGGTGCCGCCTTCCTCCTGGAGTTCCTGCTGGTTGCGTTCCGGCGTGATCGATCGCATCAAGGCCAGGGTGTCTTCGGGTTCGAGCGTCTTGGTTTCGAGGTTGCGAAGCCGTCCGTGGATCCGGATGACCGGCGGGCGTCCGACGTGGAGGTGGATATCGGAACCGCCGCGGCGGATGCAGGTTTCGAGAATACGATCGATGTGGATGTTGGCCATTCAGTTACGCCTCCTGGTTGGCGATGACTTCTTCCGTTTGGGTGATTCGGGCGACCTCGTAGGGCGTGGTCACGCCTTTGAGAATCTTGACCCTCCCGTCCTCGACCAGCGACCGCATGCCGCCGGCGGCGGCGGCTTTGCGGATCTTGTTGGCCGGCGCCCGGTTGAACGCCAGCTCGCGGATCTGCGCGTTCATCTCGAGCATTTCGAAGATGCCGATCCGGCCCTTGTACCCGCTGCCGTGGCAGGTCTTGCAGCCTTTGCCGCGGTAAACCTTCTTGTCGCCCATCTTGTCCGGGTCGAGCCCGATCAGCCGCAGGTAGTGGCGTTCGGGATTCGGATCGACCTCTTTGCAGTCCGGGCAGATCACCCGGATCAGCCGCTGGGCCATGATCGCCTGGACCGAGCTGGCCACGAGAAACGGTTTGACGCCCATGTCGATCAGACGAGTGATCGCGCTGGGCGCGTCGTTGGTGTGGAGGGTCGAGAAAACCAGGTGGCCGGTCAGGGCGGCCTGGATGGCCACTTCGGCCACCTCGAGGTCGCGGATTTCGCCGACGAGGATGATGTTGGGCGCCTGACGCAGCATGGCCCGCAGGATGCGGGCGAAGCTCAGCGGCGGTTTGAGGGCCTCGTTGACCTGGCACTGGTTCATGCCCGTGAAGTGGTACTCGACCGGGTCCTCGGCGGTGATGATCTTGCGGTCGGACTGATTCAGTTCCTGGAGGGCGGCGTAGAGCGTGGTGGTCTTTCCGGAACCCGTCGGGCCGGTGACCAGAAAGATGCCGTTGGGCCGCCGGATGATCTTCTGGAAGCGGCCGTAGTCGTCCTCCTCGAAGCCGAGGGCCTGGATACCGATGTTGACCGACTCCGGCCGCAGAATACGCAGGACCATGCTCTCGCCGTGATAGCTCGGGATGCAACTGACGCGGAAGTCGATCTGCTGGTCGTCGATGTGCATCTTGATGCGGCCGTCCTGGGTGTTGCGCTTCTGCTCGATGTGCATGCCGGCCATGATCTTCAGACGGCTTATCACCGACGCCTGCATGCTCTTGGGAATCGCGTCCCGCTCGATGCAGACGCCGTCGATGCGGTAGCGCACGCGGACCCGGTCGCCGAACGGCTCGACGTGGATATCCGAGGCCCGCGACCGGACGGCTTCGGTGATGATCAGGTTGATCAGCCGGACGATCGGGGCGGTGGCGTCGTCGGCGGCGACGCCGTCGACGTCGACCGAGGCGTCCATCGAGGAATCCATCGAGGCGTCCACCGACGCCTGCCGCAGCTCGTCGACCGTCTTGTCGATGCTTTCGGTGGTCCGGCCGCTGAGGTAGTTGTCGATGTAGTGTTTGATCTTGGTCCTGGAGGCCAGGTGTGGCTCGATCTCGGTGGCCAGGCGGAAGCGGAGCATGTCCTGGACGTCCAGATCGAGCGGGTTGTGGATGATGACCTTCAGCCGCCCGTTGTCCTTGCCCAGCGGCAGCACCAGGTGCTTGCGGATAATGTCCTCGGGGATCAGGTTCAGGGCCGAGGCGATCTCGCCGTTGTCTTCCGGATCGACGTATTCCATGCCGAATTGCTCGGCGAGGGCCCGGACCACCTCATCCTCGGAGATCAACTCGAGCTCGACCAGGGCCTCCCCAAGCCGTCGGTCGTGTTCCTTGGCGAAATTCTCGGCGGTTTCGAGCGAGCCCGGATCGATCCGCCCCCACTCCAGCAGGATCTCACCCAGTTTCTTACGTTTTCGAGCCATGGCACACCGTATGAAAACGTTACCGCGGTTGTCCGTAAGTACTTATCGGCAAATCTACTTGCGAGTCACGGTTGGGTTGGTTGGTCAACGGTCTGGCTGGTGCTGGTCAACCGTCAACTCCGGCTGGATATCGAGGCTCCCGGTACCCGCTTACAACCAGCGCCGCCGGTCCCGGTCATTGGTTCTCAACCGCATTGCTCTTGTTTCATTGTAAGCCCGCCGTGCCACCGCCGTCAAGCGATTTGTCGGGGAAGATCGAGCATCGGCATGCCGCTAGGTAACGTGTTTTCAGGCACTTGGAGCCAAATAAGTCGCGAAGGAAGCATAAGGGGAACTCAGAATCGTGGCGCCGCCGCGGGTGGATGGATATCTCCCTCATCTTGCGACGCCGGGCAGGGTGCTTTGTGCTTTCTCTGCGTCTCGGCCTCTTCGCGGATGCTTCGGGGCTACCACTGGTTCACCCAGATCAGGTACTGCGGGAAGTACATCCACGGAGCCTGGCCATCCTGCGGCATGGGCACCCACTGGGCATGTCCGTCGAGAAACACGTAGTTGCCGCCCCGGTTGTGGAACCAGCCGGCCCAGGCCCGTTCGCCGTAGCCCGCCATCACCTCATGATACACCTTGTCGTCGAACGCGATATCGCCCTCGGTCAGCAGCATGATCTGGGTCTGGAGATTCCAGGTCAACGCCCGCTGGCCGGTCAGGGCGACGTCAAAATCGCCGGCCGTCTCGACGTTATAGGCGTACACATTCGAGTACCCGCTCGTGGCCGAGTTGCCCGGTGAACTGGGGCACCGGCGAATGCCATCGGCCGCACCCCAGCAGCCGGTGCCGTTGGCGTAGGCATTCGGGTCGTTCGAGACGTACGGCCATATCCGCGCCTGCCAGGCCTCCCAGAAACCGATCGCGGGCCAGCCCGCCGTTTTGTCCTGCCACCGCGGCGGCAGCAGACCGCTAAAGTCGCTCGCGTACGCCATGAACGCCGAGTGCTGCTGGCGCTCGTTGTTGAGGCACAGCACACCCCGGGCACTCTCGCGGGCCGCCTGCAGCGCCGGCAGCAGCATCGCGACCAACACCGCGATGATCGCGACCACCACGAGCAACTCAATCAACGTGAAGGATCGCTGACGGCGGTGCGTCGATTGCCGATTTGGGAGCATCCCGCAACTCTTCATTGCCCGCTCCTTCTCAGCCAGATAACCCGGTAACTCCACGGGTCCATGTGCAGAGGCATCGACCACAGACCTTCGCTCACCGACGCTTCGGTTACGTCGCGTTCCGTCACCACGTCCTGTGCGGTCCATTGGCCTTCGCCGACCGGGACTTGGACAATCCCGTCGCCCGGACCGCCCTGGTTGAGTGCGAACACGAACTTTTCGACCGGCGATTTCTCGCGCACCACCACTTCAGTCACAGGATCGCCCGTACCCAGGTGACCTCTCGTCGCCGGCGGCAGGCTGTCCACCCAACGTCCGGTGAACTCCAGGTCCGCCTGCTCGATAATCCGTCGGACCCACAACCGGATGTTGGCCGACGGGTGCGGGTTGGTCACGTACGTGTCCGGGAATGGGCCGTAAGCGATGAGACGCCCCTGGCCCCACGCCCGGCGCCAGCCCACCACGTGGCCGCTGGCGTCGAGAATCTCCTCGGCGTTGGCCATCGAGCCGATGTTCACTCCGCGAAACGTCTTGCCCTCATTGATGCCCGGATCGATCGCCCCGCCGACCGTGCCCGGCTTGTCCGCTGCGAGTTGATGCTCGGTGGCCACGAAGTTGATCTCCGGCCCGAACCGGACATCCGCATACTCCGGAGCAAACGCCGGGGCCTTCCAGCCAAGTTCCGTCCACGCCGGCCCGCCGACGTTTTCGTAGGGTCGCAGCCATGGATCGACCAGGCCGCTGATGCCAGCCAGGACCACCGTCCCGCCGGATTCCGCAAAACTCTCCAACCTTCCAGCCGCCTCCTGGCTCAGCACGTACGAGGCGGGCACGATGATCGTGTTGAACCGCCCCACCTTCTCCGGCAGCGTCGCATCGTCCACAAAATCCGCTGTGATCCCTTCCATCCGCAGCGTGTATAGCAGGTTGTTCCGCGTCCGCACCCACGGCGAGCCCCACGGTTTTTCGCCGGTCTGGAGGGTGATGTACTCGGCGGTGTCGAGCGAGACGTAGAGGGCCGCGTCGGTGGCAACCCGCTTGATCGAGTGCCCGTCGAACCGCTTGTGATAACGCTCGATCTCGCCGACCGTCCGACGATAGTGCTCGTAGTGCGGCAGCTTGGTCCCGTCGCTGTCGATCAGGAACCACATCGGGCGGGCGTTGTCCTTCTCCCACGCCCGTGCGCCCTCGACCTGGCCGTGATCGCTGTAGGGTTTCCAGCCGAACACGAGGTTGATCGTCATGCCGTGGGCCACCATCGCCCAATTCTGCATCCCGGCAAATTCGCCGGGCCAACTCGGCTGAACGTAAACCTCGGCCCCGAGGATGGGTTTGCCGGGCTCCGTCGACTCGGCCATTTCCAGAATCTCGAGCATCTCCTGCGGCGTGCCCAAGGCCAACGGCCAGCCGCTGGTGTACATCTGATCCACCATCACCGCGTCGCTGACCCGGATCAACGGCATGAACACCTGGGGGAAGAACGTCGGCCAGGCCAGATTGTTGCCGTAGAGCGTCCTGGTGTCGTATTTCCGCGCGTGCTCCATGAACGTCGCCCACGCCCATACCGACGTCTCGCTGCGCCACCGCAGCCAGTCCATCGCCCAACCGGGGGTGTCCTGGAAGCGCTTCAGCGCGGTCTCCGGCAATGACCGAAACGCCGCCGTCCACTCGATCGCCGCCGCCCCCTCCTTCTTCGGACGGTTCTTCTCCTCCTCCACGAACCGGGCCGAGATCACCTGCTCGACCTGATCCCAGCTTTCATAATCCGTTCCCCACCGATCATTGAGGGTCGCCAGGTCGCCGTGGCGGTCCTTGCACCAGTGGCGGAAATGGGCATCGGCGTATGTCGACGGGCAGGCCCCGCCGTTGTGGATGTACGGCTGCTCGTTGTGCAACTGGAACGAAGCCACCATCGGATTCGCCGCAAATACCTTGCCGACCTCCTCAGCCTGTTCCTTGAAATACGCCAGCCCCTCCGGATTGTAGACGTCGATGTAGGCCGGATTGGCTGGATTGCCCACCTCCGGCCGGCCACCCTGATCGGCATGCGGGCCCATCGCGTGAATAGGAAATCCGCCCGCCGCGTGCAGGTAGCACAAATCTTCGTTCCACGGTCCGCGCGAGCAGACCACTCCGATCTCGCCCGCGTGCAGATACTCCTCGATCCTATATCCGGCGAACCCATTGCCGCCACCACCGAAACTGAGCATTCCGTTGCCCACCCCGAAGATATTCGCCGGCGGTATGGGCGAGCCGATCGCGAATCGCCCCACCAGCCGCGACGTGAACTGGCTGAGGGAGGAATGCCCGCCAATCGACTCGGTCGGGTGGAAATCCTTGGCCCCGTCCAGGACAAGCGTCTCGCCCTCGCGGTATCGCACCATCACCAAATACGCATCCGGAACAAGGTCCTTGGTGGCAAAGCTCAGACGCCTCGGCTGATCGCCCTGGACCTCCGCCGCGGGAAACTCAGCGAGCTTGGTTGCATCCGGGGCATCCCACGTCCCCATAAAGACGGTCGCCGCACCCGTTAGCGGCAGCCGCGAATCGTTCCAAACCTCCACCGCAGCCGTCTCGGGCCAACCCGGCAGCCACAGCGGCAGACGCGTGTTGTCGTGGTCCGCAAACTGGACCCTCAGCCACTCCTCCGGGCGCACATTAAATGCCGTCGGCTCCGTGCCCGGCTCGATCTGCGCGTCATCCATCCACACCGTCCCCGCCTCGACCACAAGTCGGGCCTGAATCTCGAGTCTCTCCGGGCAATCCAGGGCCACGTGCACCCGCGTCCAATCGCTGTCGGCGGGCAGGTCCACCCACGTCGAAGGCCCCTCGTCGCCCCGCTCGAACGTCACCCGCCAGCCCCGGCTCAGGACCAGGCACAGCCGCCCCTTGGCTCCCGCCGTCTTGACCTGCGCGCTGAGCACCCACGGCCCGGGCTCGGCGAACCGGTCGTACGATGAGATCACCGACCGGGCCTTGCCGTCCCCCACCTTCACCCGCACGCACCGCTTGCCCGAGCAGGCTTGGTCCTCGACCACGGCCACACCCGTCTTGTCCGCCCGCTCCTGCCACCATGCCTCAGCCACCGGGTTCCAGTGCAGTTCGTTACCGGTCCGGGCATGGGCTTGGTAGAACTCCGCCTCCACCCGGATCGTGGTGCCATTCCACCCCTGGTCCAGCTCAAAGCTGGCGTTGCGGACCAGATTGGCTCCATGTACTGACGTCGCCATGCAGATTACCGATACCAGCACCGCCAAGCCGCGTCGAGTCATGCGTTATTCCTCACGGGGTCGCCTGGCCCCGCACGTGGCGCCGATCACCAAACGGGGTGGAAGCAGTACGTGCTGTTTCAGCTCGCCGTCGTCACGGTCTCGCAGCAGGAGCTTGACGCCCTCCCGCCCCATCTGCTCGAACGGCTGAACGGTGTGCGTCACGTAGAGGTAGTCCGGGTTGTTGTACATGTCCGCCCCGATCACCGCCACGTCTTCGGGAACGCGCCGACCGAGTTCGTGCAACGCCCGCAGACCGCCGTAGGCCATTGAAAACGTCGGTGAAACCATCGCGGTAAAGGCCCGACTATCCTTACGAAGCAGTTCGACAACCGCATCGTGGGCGGGAACCGCGCTGTTCTTGATGGGAATCTCCACCATCAGCCTCTGGTCGTACTCCAACCCGTAGTCCGACAGGGCCCGCCGGTAGCCGACCAGGGTGTCGGGCCCCACGGTATCGTAGCGGCCCGTGGTCAGGTAACAGATCCGCCGATGCCCCAGCATGATCAGGTGCTCGGTCGGCAGATAGCCCATACGAACCTTGTCCGTCATCGCCACCGGCGCGTCCAGGCCCGCGATGTACTGATCGAGCATCACGATCCGCGTGCCCTGGTCCTGGAGTCGCTGAATCAACTCCGCATAGGCGGGGTCCATCGAATCCTCGAACAGCGGACAGACCAGGATCCCGGCCAAGCCCTTGCCGCTGAGACGTTCCAGGATGCTCCGCTCCCGCGACCGGTCCAGCACGCTGTTGCAGACCAGCACCTCATAGCCCCGACTTGTCGCCTCTTCCTCGACCCCCCTGAGCATCTGAGCGCTGTGGGTCATGCTCACGTCGGGGATGACCAGACCGATCAGTTCCGCCGCCGGCATGGCGCCCCGGCCACAGGCTGGCGCCTTACGCACGAACGTCCCCCGCCCGCGATGGCGGACCACAAATCCCTCCCGCTCCAGATCCTGCATCGCCCGCCGAACGGTCACCCGATCGACCTCGAATTGGTCCGATAACTCCCGCTCCGGCGGTAGTTTCTGACCGACCGACATCTCAGCGATCCGCCGGCGCAGATGCTCCCGCACCTGGACGTACAGCGGGCCGCTTCCACCCTCCGCAACAGGTTCAGCGTCGTCCAGACCAGCCATAGTCACCCTCGATTGCCGGATGCGCCATCAATTGGTTGCTACTAATACAA comes from the Phycisphaerae bacterium genome and includes:
- a CDS encoding type IV pilus twitching motility protein PilT; this encodes MANIHIDRILETCIRRGGSDIHLHVGRPPVIRIHGRLRNLETKTLEPEDTLALMRSITPERNQQELQEEGGTDYGFAFGDAGRFRVAVFKQKGNVSIVLRLIPSKLLTFEEIGLPPIVKALCRRSRGLFLVTGPTGSGKTTTLATMIDYINAEMDHHIVTVEDPIEYYHPHKKSMVNQREVGNDVPSFAEALRRVLRQDPDVILVGELRDLETMESALRAAETGHLVFGTLHTTGAQGTITRIVDQFPVTQQEQIRVQLSTNLIAVLSQALLPRSTSGRVAAFEFMVITPAIANLIRENKVFRIDSSIQTGKKYGMQLLDDHLWQLFESGIVKAEEMLDKSKNPGELKRKLDAARPGSAVNYGMVLGADNAAEEEKEAS
- the tadA gene encoding Flp pilus assembly complex ATPase component TadA, which gives rise to MARKRKKLGEILLEWGRIDPGSLETAENFAKEHDRRLGEALVELELISEDEVVRALAEQFGMEYVDPEDNGEIASALNLIPEDIIRKHLVLPLGKDNGRLKVIIHNPLDLDVQDMLRFRLATEIEPHLASRTKIKHYIDNYLSGRTTESIDKTVDELRQASVDASMDSSMDASVDVDGVAADDATAPIVRLINLIITEAVRSRASDIHVEPFGDRVRVRYRIDGVCIERDAIPKSMQASVISRLKIMAGMHIEQKRNTQDGRIKMHIDDQQIDFRVSCIPSYHGESMVLRILRPESVNIGIQALGFEEDDYGRFQKIIRRPNGIFLVTGPTGSGKTTTLYAALQELNQSDRKIITAEDPVEYHFTGMNQCQVNEALKPPLSFARILRAMLRQAPNIILVGEIRDLEVAEVAIQAALTGHLVFSTLHTNDAPSAITRLIDMGVKPFLVASSVQAIMAQRLIRVICPDCKEVDPNPERHYLRLIGLDPDKMGDKKVYRGKGCKTCHGSGYKGRIGIFEMLEMNAQIRELAFNRAPANKIRKAAAAGGMRSLVEDGRVKILKGVTTPYEVARITQTEEVIANQEA
- a CDS encoding DUF1559 domain-containing protein produces the protein MKSCGMLPNRQSTHRRQRSFTLIELLVVVAIIAVLVAMLLPALQAARESARGVLCLNNERQQHSAFMAYASDFSGLLPPRWQDKTAGWPAIGFWEAWQARIWPYVSNDPNAYANGTGCWGAADGIRRCPSSPGNSATSGYSNVYAYNVETAGDFDVALTGQRALTWNLQTQIMLLTEGDIAFDDKVYHEVMAGYGERAWAGWFHNRGGNYVFLDGHAQWVPMPQDGQAPWMYFPQYLIWVNQW
- a CDS encoding substrate-binding domain-containing protein, translated to MAGLDDAEPVAEGGSGPLYVQVREHLRRRIAEMSVGQKLPPERELSDQFEVDRVTVRRAMQDLEREGFVVRHRGRGTFVRKAPACGRGAMPAAELIGLVIPDVSMTHSAQMLRGVEEEATSRGYEVLVCNSVLDRSRERSILERLSGKGLAGILVCPLFEDSMDPAYAELIQRLQDQGTRIVMLDQYIAGLDAPVAMTDKVRMGYLPTEHLIMLGHRRICYLTTGRYDTVGPDTLVGYRRALSDYGLEYDQRLMVEIPIKNSAVPAHDAVVELLRKDSRAFTAMVSPTFSMAYGGLRALHELGRRVPEDVAVIGADMYNNPDYLYVTHTVQPFEQMGREGVKLLLRDRDDGELKQHVLLPPRLVIGATCGARRPREE